TTGTCCACCCGCGCCTTGATCTCGGGCGCTGGCACCTTCTTGATCTTCAGCCCGTAGGCCATGTTGTCGAACACGCTCATGTGCGGGTAGAGCGCATAGTTCTGGAACACCATGGCGATGTCGCGCTCGGCCGGCTCCAGGCGGTTGACCACGCGCGTGCCGATGGAGATCGTGCCTTCGCTGATTTCCTCCAGTCCGGCCACCATGCGCAGGAGCGTCGACTTGCCGCAACCCGAGGGGCCGACGATGACGACGAACTCGCCGTCCGCGATGTCGGCGGTCACGCCGTGGATGACCTGGTTGGCCTTGGGGCCGCTGCCGTAGCGCTTGATGACGTTGTTGAACTCTATATTCGCCATGAGTTTTTATTGAATAGTAATGCCAGTAACTTCCTTGGCGATTCGTTTGGCCAAATCAATTCGACCCCAAAACTCTGTCACAAAATTCTTAAAACCCCAAATTGATATCCAATACGTATCTGGAATTTGCTCGTCTTTATTTTCTGGCATAAAGATGACAGCGGCTAAAAGGCCCCAAACCAACTGTTCATGCAGAACTAAATTGCCTGTATTGTGATCAATGCCTAAGCTAATATTTTTATTCCAGGTGATCTTGCTATTTTTCTCATCACTGTGCACTGACCCGCAACGAAGCACATGGTATACGATCTCGTCTATTCCAATTGTTCCAGTAGAATTGGGTGGAATTTCTGGGTGGTGAAACGGAACCCTGACTTCCGATGACATCAGGCCAGGAAACCCGATGAGTGTGATGAGCCACATCGATTTTTGAATAAAATCTTTAAAAATCTTTCGGCCAGATCGCTTTGCACCCGCGACGCGTTGGGCTGTGATATCTAGAGCGATACAGGTTGGGGTCAGAGCGGAAACCACTTGGCCTGTGCCCATATAATCAATTGCCTCTTTTACCCGCTGCCCTACGCTTAGGGAAGGTCTGCACAACCCGCCTCATGGCGCAAGCTGACGCGTGAACATTCACATGGTGAAACCGAAGCCGAATTTGCGTCAGATTTCCCGCTCTTTCGGCCAATTTCAGCCGTATTGCGGGCTCTCGCCCGTGCTGCAGGCGCACTCATGCCCGCGCTCCCTGCAAAATGCGCTTGCGCACCATCCACAGATTGGACAGCGCAAACAGCACCAGAAGCTGGCTGGTGTTCTTGGCCAGGCCCTTGTAGCGCACCTTGCGGTGGCCAAACTGGCACTTGAGAACTCGGAACTGGTGCTCGACCTTGGCGCGGATACGCGCCTTGACGGTCTCCATCTGATCGAGCAACACATCCAGGGGGCGGTTCTTGTCGAGCTTCTTGCGCTTGCCCGGCATCATGGCGATGTGCCAACGGGTATCGGGGTGTTGATCCTGTACTTCGCCACGCTTGTCAACACCTCGGTAGCCCGAATCTGCAAAGACTTGTGTTTCCTCGCCGTGCAACAGCGCCGCTGCCTGCGTGATGTCGTGGGCGTTGGCGGCCGTGGTGGTGACGGTGTGCACCAAGCCCGAATCGGCATCCACGCCAATGTGCGCCTTCATACCGAAGTGCCATTGGTTGCCCTTCTTGGTTTGGTGCATCTCAGGGTCGCGCTGCCCATCCTTGTTCTTGGTGGAACTGGGTGCGGCAATCAAGGTGGCATCGACCACGGTGCCGCTCTTGAGCAGCAGACCACGGGCGGCCAGTTGGGCATTGACGGTGGCAAGGATTTGAGCTGCCAGCTCGTTCCTCTCCAAGAGGTGTCGAAAGCGCAGGATGGTGCTTTCGTCGGGCAGGCGGGTGATGCCCGCGTCCAAGTGGGCGAACTCTCGGTACAGGGGAACGTCGTGCAAGGCTTCTTCCATCGCCGGGTCGGAGTGCCCGAAGAATTGCTGCAGCAGGTGAATGCGCAGCATCGTCTCCAGCGCAAAGGGAGGGCGCCCCGTCTTGCCTGCAGGCGCGTGCGGTGCAATCAGCGCCAGAAGATCAGGCCATGGGATGACGGCATCCATCTCATCGAGGAATGCACGCTTGCGCGTCCTCTTGGGGGAAAGTTCAAATCCGCTTGTGGCAAGGCTCATTTGCTTCATGGGTGTTCAACGTCCGAGGGGCTCAGGTGGTGGACTTTTGCAGACCTTTCTTAGCATTATTTACCTTCATTTCTCCGTATCCACCAGGCCCTTGACGAACCACTTCTGCATCAGGAT
This portion of the Comamonas flocculans genome encodes:
- a CDS encoding IS5 family transposase, with amino-acid sequence MKQMSLATSGFELSPKRTRKRAFLDEMDAVIPWPDLLALIAPHAPAGKTGRPPFALETMLRIHLLQQFFGHSDPAMEEALHDVPLYREFAHLDAGITRLPDESTILRFRHLLERNELAAQILATVNAQLAARGLLLKSGTVVDATLIAAPSSTKNKDGQRDPEMHQTKKGNQWHFGMKAHIGVDADSGLVHTVTTTAANAHDITQAAALLHGEETQVFADSGYRGVDKRGEVQDQHPDTRWHIAMMPGKRKKLDKNRPLDVLLDQMETVKARIRAKVEHQFRVLKCQFGHRKVRYKGLAKNTSQLLVLFALSNLWMVRKRILQGARA